The sequence AGGCGCCTTATTCTTGTAGCATGTTTAATGAATTTATAAGACGTCTTGCCTCTGTTAAACCAGAAAAATGTGAATCACGTAATGCTTATTCGATTAATAGCGACATTAGTCCAACTATAATTTTTACTGATGGATCGAATACGCTTCGTCACGTTTCGTACTATGGGAGGTTCTGTGCGTTTGGTCGTAATGAAATGGAACGGACCCCGTTAGAGTCAATCGACTATGACTTGAGAAAGTTTATAATGGATGCGGGAGCCTGGAAAAACTTGGTTGTAAACCGTCCTTTGCGGATTATTGATAATCCAGATGCGGTGAAATATTCTATGACATCGTCGTTAAAGAATTTTGACAAACGTTTCATGAAAAAAAAGCAAATTTTATCATTGAATCAAGACACTTCTTTTACGTTTGTTGAAAATCTAGATGTCCTTCCATATTTCAGGGCTTATATAGAAGATAATCGCGTTGTATATGAACTCAGCGAAAATGGGAAAATTTTGAAGACAAGTGAAGATACGGATGTCCTTTCATTTGAGAAAATGCTGGAGTCATTGAGGTCTTACAAGATTGAAACATGGGTAATTTCTGCAAGTTGCAAGGGACCGTGGAAATCTTTTTATTGGAATGATGAAAATTTCTTAAATTCAATTTACTTCCACTGCGAAACAGAAAACCAGGAAGTTTGGTCGTTGCGTAAAAAAGTAGAGGATTGGTTTAAGTCGAAGTTAAATATGTTGGAAGAAAACGAAATGAATACAGATGGTTCCAAAAACGAACCGGGCAATCAGGGAATACCATAATTATATAGACGTTCCAGACGGAATTTTTGTCCACTTTTTTTTGGAAAATTAAGTTTGCTTGACAAGCTTTTCTTGCCGGTTTATATTGTTCGTGTTTGAAATTAAGAACGACAATATCGACGGGGGAATGTACAATGGCCAAGCGCAAGCCGCTCAAGGATTGTATCGTGAAGCCGGGCGAGAGGAGCCCGTTTGCAAACTTGCTGGTGGATCTGGCCTTCAAGAAGGCCTTTGACCCGGATAAACCTTCAAGCCGTGAAAACCTTGTGAACCTGCTGAACGACCTGCTGGAACCTCAGCTCAAGCGGCCCATCAAGAACGTGTGGACTCGCAACGTGGCGAAAAACCTGAGTGGCAGCAGGGAATCCCGCACGGCGATTTTTGATTTGCACTGCGAAGACGATGCCGGAAATTTGATCGAGATTGAAGTGCAGATTCGCAAGTTGAGAAATTTTCGCAAGCGCCTCGCTTTCTATGCGAGCGAATTGGTGGCAAACCAGGCGGAGCCCGGCCAAGAGTGGAAATTTGACGTAAAGCCGACCTACGTCATCGCGTTTGCACAGCATAACGTATTCGATGATGACCGGATTGTTCATCGTGCAACAACTACAGATTTGGAAACGGGAGAGCAGTTTGTCGATACCTACAATTATACGGTTGTCGAACTTCCGAAAGTTCCGTTCTTCATTGATAAGAAATCCGACGATTTGAGCAAATGGCTCTTTTTCTTCCGTTTCTTGAGTCGGCTCAAGGAACTTCCTGCCGAATTTTCCGAGCATAAGTTCGAACGCTTGACGGAAAGCTCAAAAGTATCTAATTTCAGTAAGGAAGAATTCGAGGCATATCAAAAAATGTACCACAAGGAATGGGACCATAACGCCATGGTCGACGGCGTCTTTGAGGAATTCGCGAAAGAAATAGACGCGAAGGTCGAGGAACGTGTGTCTGAACGCATTTCCAAGGAAATCAGCGAAAGTAAACGCGAAATGGCGAAGGCTATGCTCGCCGATAATGTCCCTGTTGAGAAGATTGCCGCTTATTCCGGCCTTTCCAAGGAAGAAATCGCTCAGCTCTAGTCTCTAGATTCTAGCCTCTAATCCTTAACTACTCAAACTCTTCTGCCCATTTGGGGACGACTTCTGTTGCTTTCCCTTGAATCACGACATCGGTGTAGGGGTCGTTTTCTGGAACTTCAAGGTTCAGGCACGTGACTTTTGCGCCGCAGCTCTTGGCGAAGCTCTTGAAGCCTGCCGCTGGGTAGACGACGCTGCTTGTCCCGATGTAGGCGAACTCGTCGCAGTTCCGCAAGGCATCCTGGATTTCTTCCATGTAGAGCGGGACTTCCCCGAAAAAGACGATGTCGGGACGCACAGGGCTCCCGCAAATGGGGCAGCGCGTATCCATGGTTTCTTCGCCCCGGAATTCGAATTCGTGGCCCGCATGTGTGCAGCGGAGTTTCATCAGGTCGCCGTGCATGTGCAATACGTTCTTGCTGCCGCCGCGTTCGTGGAGGTCGTCGACGTTCTGGGTAATCAGCAGGAACTTGTCGCCCAGGCGTTCTTCCAGTTTGGCGAGCGCGATGTGCGCTGCGTTCGGCTGGTGCTCGGGCAGGCCCTTGCGCAAGAAGTTATAGAAATCCTTGACTCGTTTGGGATCACGACGGAGTGCATCGGGTGTGCAGACGTCCTCGATGTTTTCGTGTTCCCACATGCCGTCGTTGCCGCGGAATGTGCGGAGTCCAGATTCGGCGCTGATTCCGGCACCGGTAAGTACGACCAGTCTTTTTCTCATTTTCCCTCCTTGGCGATGGATGCGAAGAATAAAGTCTCGGCAAGTATTCCGTGCTCGAAATCGGGCAGGTAAAGGCTTTCATTTTCCCCGTGGGCGTTGCATTCCGGGTCTTCGAGGCCGGTGAGCAAAATGGGAATGTCGCC is a genomic window of uncultured Fibrobacter sp. containing:
- a CDS encoding Rpn family recombination-promoting nuclease/putative transposase; the encoded protein is MAKRKPLKDCIVKPGERSPFANLLVDLAFKKAFDPDKPSSRENLVNLLNDLLEPQLKRPIKNVWTRNVAKNLSGSRESRTAIFDLHCEDDAGNLIEIEVQIRKLRNFRKRLAFYASELVANQAEPGQEWKFDVKPTYVIAFAQHNVFDDDRIVHRATTTDLETGEQFVDTYNYTVVELPKVPFFIDKKSDDLSKWLFFFRFLSRLKELPAEFSEHKFERLTESSKVSNFSKEEFEAYQKMYHKEWDHNAMVDGVFEEFAKEIDAKVEERVSERISKEISESKREMAKAMLADNVPVEKIAAYSGLSKEEIAQL
- a CDS encoding NAD-dependent deacylase — its product is MRKRLVVLTGAGISAESGLRTFRGNDGMWEHENIEDVCTPDALRRDPKRVKDFYNFLRKGLPEHQPNAAHIALAKLEERLGDKFLLITQNVDDLHERGGSKNVLHMHGDLMKLRCTHAGHEFEFRGEETMDTRCPICGSPVRPDIVFFGEVPLYMEEIQDALRNCDEFAYIGTSSVVYPAAGFKSFAKSCGAKVTCLNLEVPENDPYTDVVIQGKATEVVPKWAEEFE